The following proteins are encoded in a genomic region of Dyadobacter sp. UC 10:
- a CDS encoding Lrp/AsnC family transcriptional regulator, with amino-acid sequence MQLDPTDRKILALLQDDAQLTIKEIASKINLSVTPVHERIRKLEKEGFIDKYVSLLNRRKLGKSLVVYCNVTLDKQRKESFEDFNQAIVNMSEVLECSVVSGNFDYMLKVIVEDGEAYNQFYQQKLSALKSVLHISSYFVISEIKYTTGIEVV; translated from the coding sequence ATGCAGCTCGACCCTACTGATCGTAAAATCCTCGCATTGTTACAGGACGATGCGCAGCTGACAATTAAGGAAATTGCAAGTAAGATCAATCTCTCGGTTACTCCTGTTCATGAAAGGATCAGGAAGCTTGAAAAAGAGGGGTTTATCGATAAATACGTGAGCCTGCTGAACCGGAGAAAACTCGGTAAAAGTCTGGTCGTATATTGCAATGTCACCCTGGACAAGCAGCGAAAGGAGAGCTTTGAGGACTTCAATCAGGCGATCGTGAATATGAGTGAAGTACTCGAATGTTCGGTTGTTTCGGGAAACTTCGATTATATGCTGAAAGTCATCGTGGAGGACGGAGAAGCTTACAATCAATTTTATCAACAAAAACTTTCTGCACTCAAAAGCGTGTTACACATCAGTAGTTATTTCGTAATTTCCGAAATAAAGTATACCACAGGAATCGAGGTAGTCTGA
- a CDS encoding SPASM domain-containing protein, with the protein MNKNFKDGLNLMSKVTPKRAWNSIQILSSYFYSKMTGNPVHWGMPIAISFEPTTSCNLRCPECPSGLRSFTRPTGMMEEQLYKKTIDELADTLLYLIFYFQGEPYLHPKFFELVEYAHNKGIYTATSTNAHYLTDEKAKKTVESGLDRLIISIDGTTQDVYQQYRVGGNLEKVLEGTRNIIKWKKELKSSTPHVIFQFLVVKPNEHQIEDVKKLAEEMGVDEIGFKTAQIYDYEEGSDLIPTIDKYSRYKKEAGGGYSIKNKFVDHCWKMWHSCVITWDGAVVPCCFDKDAEYKLGDMKRQTFRQLWRGKKYEDFRASLIRSRSEIEMCKNCTEGTQVWA; encoded by the coding sequence ATGAACAAAAATTTTAAGGATGGTCTGAATTTAATGTCCAAGGTAACGCCCAAACGTGCCTGGAATTCGATCCAGATATTGAGCAGTTACTTTTACTCGAAGATGACCGGAAATCCGGTACACTGGGGCATGCCGATCGCCATTTCGTTTGAACCCACCACTTCCTGCAACCTGCGCTGCCCCGAATGTCCGAGCGGGCTGCGTTCCTTTACCCGACCCACCGGGATGATGGAGGAACAGTTATACAAAAAGACCATCGACGAGCTAGCAGATACATTGCTGTATCTTATCTTCTACTTTCAGGGGGAACCTTACCTGCATCCAAAATTTTTTGAACTGGTCGAATATGCGCACAATAAAGGCATATATACTGCTACCTCCACGAATGCACATTATCTGACAGACGAAAAGGCAAAAAAAACAGTCGAGTCGGGTCTTGACAGGCTAATCATTTCTATTGATGGGACCACTCAGGATGTGTACCAGCAGTATCGCGTGGGAGGCAATCTGGAAAAAGTGCTGGAAGGCACGCGGAATATCATCAAGTGGAAGAAGGAACTCAAATCCAGTACGCCGCATGTGATATTTCAGTTTTTGGTAGTTAAACCCAATGAACACCAAATCGAAGATGTGAAGAAATTGGCTGAGGAAATGGGTGTCGATGAGATTGGTTTTAAAACGGCACAGATTTATGACTATGAAGAAGGTTCGGACCTGATCCCGACTATTGATAAGTATTCCCGATACAAGAAAGAAGCAGGCGGCGGATATTCAATCAAGAATAAATTTGTAGACCATTGCTGGAAAATGTGGCATTCCTGTGTGATCACCTGGGATGGCGCAGTGGTGCCCTGCTGTTTTGATAAGGATGCCGAATATAAGCTTGGAGATATGAAGCGTCAAACCTTTCGGCAGCTCTGGAGGGGGAAGAAATATGAGGACTTCCGGGCTTCACTGATCAGATCGCGGTCAGAAATTGAAATGTGCAAGAACTGTACGGAAGGAACGCAGGTTTGGGCGTGA
- a CDS encoding ParA family protein, with product MGKVIAIANQKGGVGKTTTAINLAASLAALEFRTLIIDADPQANSTSGLGFNPQEMENSIYECMVEQARASEIILETDFPNLNLLPSHIDLVGAEIEMINLKNRENRMKEAIAEVRDNYDFIIIDCSPSLGLITINSLTAADSVIIPVQCEYFALEGLGKLLNTITIIQSRLNTDLIIEGILLTMYDLRLRLSNQVVNEVTNHFESLVFNTIIPRNVRISEAPSYGIPVMAQDSDSKGAVSYLNLAREILSKNGLLSSDRQLGVN from the coding sequence ATGGGCAAAGTAATTGCAATTGCAAATCAAAAGGGAGGAGTAGGGAAGACGACCACCGCTATTAATTTGGCTGCCAGCCTGGCTGCTTTGGAATTCCGGACCTTGATTATCGACGCCGATCCTCAGGCGAACTCTACCTCCGGGCTTGGATTCAACCCGCAGGAAATGGAAAACAGCATCTACGAATGCATGGTAGAGCAGGCAAGAGCATCCGAAATAATTTTGGAAACAGATTTTCCAAACCTCAACCTGCTTCCCTCACATATTGACCTTGTAGGTGCCGAGATCGAGATGATCAACCTGAAAAACAGGGAGAACAGGATGAAAGAGGCTATTGCGGAAGTGCGCGACAATTACGATTTCATTATCATCGATTGCTCTCCCTCACTTGGTCTGATTACAATTAACAGCCTCACCGCAGCCGACTCTGTTATTATACCTGTTCAATGCGAATACTTTGCACTGGAAGGCCTGGGCAAGCTATTGAATACCATTACAATTATACAATCCAGACTCAATACCGACCTGATTATCGAAGGGATCCTGCTTACCATGTACGATCTCCGGTTACGTCTTTCCAATCAGGTTGTCAATGAGGTTACCAATCACTTCGAGTCACTCGTCTTCAATACGATCATCCCACGTAACGTCCGCATCAGCGAAGCGCCTAGTTATGGTATCCCGGTCATGGCCCAGGATTCAGACAGTAAGGGGGCGGTTAGCTATCTAAATCTTGCAAGAGAAATTCTAAGTAAAAACGGATTGCTCTCATCGGATAGGCAATTGGGCGTAAACTGA